A region from the Mesorhizobium sp. J8 genome encodes:
- a CDS encoding pyridoxal-phosphate dependent enzyme produces the protein MSEQTKAAPGGAHTDLSRLRPPYASVLDLIGQTPVVELTKFDTGKCRLFIKLESQNPGGSIKDRIALSMIAAAEKAGKLKRGGTIVEATAGNTGLGLAQVGIPKGYRIILVVPDKMSREKIQHLRALGAEVRMTRSDVGKGHPEYYQDMAEKIASDLPGAFYANQFANPANPLAHETTTGPEIFSQLEGDVDAVVVGVGSGGTLTGLGRFFAKHSPKTEMVLADPVGSVLAPLIKTGKMEEAGSWTVEGIGEDFVPPNADLSLVKKAYSITDKQSMLAVRDLLSREGILAGSSSGTLLSAALRYCREQTVPKRVVTLVCDSGNKYLSKVFDDIWLAEQGLADQEQHGDLRDLVMRSPRTGDIVTVGPEESLLNAYGRMRRSDVSQLPVLDEGKLVGIVDESDILAKVDGPYEGRWDRFNAPVRTAMTSNLHTLQANQTLDALLPVFDRNEVAIVFDGEEFIGLITRIDLINHLRRRAR, from the coding sequence ATGAGCGAGCAGACAAAAGCGGCGCCCGGCGGCGCGCACACCGACCTGTCGAGACTTCGCCCGCCTTACGCCTCGGTGCTCGACCTGATCGGCCAGACGCCGGTCGTCGAGCTGACCAAATTCGACACCGGCAAATGCCGGCTGTTCATCAAGCTCGAAAGCCAGAATCCCGGCGGCTCGATCAAGGACCGTATCGCTTTGTCGATGATCGCCGCCGCCGAGAAGGCCGGCAAGCTGAAGCGCGGCGGTACGATCGTCGAGGCGACCGCCGGCAACACCGGCCTAGGCCTTGCCCAGGTCGGCATCCCGAAAGGCTACCGCATCATCCTGGTCGTGCCCGACAAGATGTCGCGCGAGAAGATCCAGCATCTGCGTGCTTTGGGCGCCGAAGTGCGCATGACGCGCTCCGATGTCGGCAAGGGCCATCCCGAATACTACCAGGACATGGCCGAGAAGATCGCTTCCGATCTGCCCGGCGCCTTCTATGCCAACCAGTTCGCCAACCCCGCCAACCCGCTCGCGCATGAGACGACGACCGGCCCGGAAATCTTCTCGCAGCTCGAGGGCGACGTCGACGCGGTGGTGGTGGGCGTCGGCTCCGGCGGCACGCTCACCGGCCTCGGCCGCTTTTTCGCGAAACATTCGCCCAAGACCGAGATGGTGCTCGCCGATCCGGTCGGCTCGGTGCTGGCGCCGCTGATCAAGACCGGCAAGATGGAGGAGGCCGGCAGCTGGACGGTCGAGGGCATCGGCGAGGATTTCGTGCCGCCCAATGCCGACCTCTCGCTGGTGAAGAAGGCCTATTCCATCACCGACAAGCAGAGCATGCTGGCGGTGCGCGATCTCTTGTCGCGCGAAGGCATCCTGGCGGGCTCCTCCTCCGGCACGCTGTTGTCGGCGGCGCTTCGCTATTGCCGCGAGCAGACGGTGCCCAAGCGCGTCGTCACCCTGGTCTGCGACAGCGGCAACAAATATCTGTCGAAGGTGTTCGACGATATCTGGCTGGCCGAGCAGGGCCTTGCCGACCAGGAGCAGCATGGCGATCTGCGCGATCTCGTGATGCGCTCGCCGCGCACCGGCGACATCGTCACGGTCGGTCCGGAGGAAAGCCTGCTCAACGCCTATGGCCGCATGCGCCGTTCCGATGTCTCGCAACTGCCCGTGCTGGACGAGGGCAAGCTGGTCGGCATCGTCGACGAAAGCGACATCCTGGCCAAGGTCGACGGCCCCTATGAAGGCCGCTGGGACCGCTTCAACGCGCCGGTGCGCACGGCCATGACGTCGAACCTCCACACGCTGCAGGCCAACCAGACGCTGGATGCGCTGCTGCCTGTCTTCGACCGCAACGAGGTGGCCATCGTCTTCGATGGCGAGGAGTTCATCGGTCTGATAACCCGTATCGACCTGATCAACCATCTGAGGCGCCGCGCAAGATGA
- a CDS encoding D-amino acid dehydrogenase encodes MRVIVLGGGVVGVTTAYQLQKDGHEVVILERQPQVAAETSWGNAGMIAPGHSFVWSSPRAPMILLKSLVLKDQALRFKLSADPRLYTWSWLFLMECTAEKARRNTLLKHRLAVYSQSVLQEVVADEAIDYDRNDRGILYFYRSQQALDKGVDHMRLLESDGQLIKVLDRDAIVTLDPSLAAAKEKIAGGIHCPTDETGDPAKFTRALAAKVIERGGEIRTGTTITGIETSGDGVAQVLTDKGAVKGDAYVLALGSYSPLIARTVGLSLPIYPIKGYSLTIPIGNRPAPPTIAAIDEHNLVAVSRFGDRLRVTATAEFAGYDTSHKPADFAFMKGVTEELYPEGADYDRAEMWAGLRPMTPNNLPEFGRRRLRNLYLNTGHGHIGWTMSHGSARITADLIAGRKPAISMDGLLN; translated from the coding sequence ATGCGCGTGATCGTGTTGGGTGGCGGCGTGGTCGGCGTCACCACGGCTTACCAGCTGCAAAAGGACGGGCACGAGGTCGTCATCCTCGAGCGCCAGCCTCAGGTCGCCGCCGAGACCAGCTGGGGCAATGCCGGCATGATCGCGCCGGGGCATTCCTTCGTCTGGTCCTCGCCCAGGGCGCCGATGATCCTGCTCAAATCGCTGGTGCTGAAGGACCAGGCGCTGCGCTTCAAGCTGTCGGCCGATCCTCGGCTCTATACATGGTCGTGGCTGTTCCTGATGGAATGCACGGCCGAGAAGGCCCGGCGCAACACGCTGCTCAAGCACCGGCTTGCCGTCTATTCGCAGTCGGTGCTGCAAGAAGTCGTGGCGGATGAGGCCATCGACTATGACCGCAACGATCGCGGCATCCTCTATTTCTACCGCAGCCAGCAGGCGCTCGACAAAGGCGTCGATCATATGCGGCTCTTGGAATCCGACGGTCAGCTGATCAAGGTGCTCGACCGTGACGCCATCGTCACGCTCGATCCGTCGCTGGCCGCCGCGAAGGAGAAGATCGCCGGCGGCATCCATTGCCCGACCGACGAGACCGGCGACCCGGCGAAGTTCACACGCGCGCTCGCCGCCAAGGTGATCGAGCGCGGCGGCGAGATCCGCACCGGCACGACCATCACCGGCATCGAGACATCGGGCGACGGCGTCGCGCAGGTGCTGACAGACAAGGGGGCGGTCAAGGGCGACGCCTATGTGCTGGCGCTCGGCTCCTACAGTCCGCTGATCGCCAGGACGGTCGGGCTCAGCCTGCCGATCTATCCGATCAAGGGCTATTCGCTGACCATCCCGATCGGCAACCGGCCCGCCCCTCCGACCATCGCCGCGATCGACGAGCACAATCTGGTCGCCGTCTCGCGCTTCGGCGACCGGCTGCGCGTCACCGCCACCGCCGAGTTCGCCGGCTACGACACCAGCCACAAGCCTGCCGATTTCGCCTTCATGAAAGGCGTGACCGAGGAGCTCTATCCCGAAGGCGCCGATTACGACCGCGCCGAGATGTGGGCAGGCTTGCGGCCGATGACGCCCAACAATCTGCCCGAATTCGGCCGGCGGCGCCTACGCAATCTCTACCTCAACACCGGGCACGGCCATATCGGCTGGACCATGTCGCACGGCTCGGCCCGCATCACCGCCGATCTGATCGCGGGCCGCAAGCCGGCGATTTCCATGGATGGACTTTTGAATTGA
- a CDS encoding aspartate/glutamate racemase family protein, which produces MSVSAAAARTQSSGPVDPRPVDLGVLPSEIDGGLASRAAIGLAILATDQTLEHEFRALIRIPGVAFYEARLFNDNDITPETLRAIGPRIAPTVDLILPSIPLDVVGFGCTSATMTLGEEAVFAEIRKVRPGVACTTPVTGALAAFKALGARGIGLLTPYAPEINQGLVRYFTGRGLDIAAVATFDRRDDREAARISLTSIEAAAERMAEVPGVDAIFISCTSLRVAEAVADLERRIGIPVTSSNHAMAWHCLRLAGIDDVVPAGGRLFALPAV; this is translated from the coding sequence ATGTCTGTCAGTGCAGCCGCGGCCCGCACTCAATCGTCAGGGCCGGTCGACCCCAGGCCGGTCGATCTGGGCGTGCTGCCCTCGGAGATCGACGGCGGCCTCGCCTCGCGTGCGGCGATCGGGCTCGCGATCCTTGCCACCGATCAGACGCTGGAGCATGAGTTCCGCGCGCTGATCCGCATTCCGGGCGTCGCCTTCTACGAGGCGCGCCTGTTCAACGACAACGACATCACCCCGGAGACTTTGCGCGCCATCGGTCCGCGCATCGCGCCCACCGTCGACCTCATCCTGCCCTCGATCCCGCTCGACGTCGTCGGCTTCGGCTGCACCTCGGCCACCATGACGCTGGGCGAGGAAGCCGTCTTTGCCGAGATCAGGAAGGTTCGGCCGGGCGTCGCCTGCACCACGCCGGTCACCGGCGCCCTCGCCGCCTTCAAGGCATTGGGCGCCAGGGGCATCGGGCTGCTCACCCCTTACGCGCCCGAGATCAACCAGGGCCTGGTCCGCTATTTCACCGGCCGCGGGCTTGATATCGCCGCCGTCGCCACCTTCGACCGCCGTGACGACCGCGAGGCGGCCCGCATCTCTCTCACCTCCATCGAAGCGGCGGCCGAACGCATGGCTGAAGTGCCTGGCGTCGACGCGATCTTCATCTCCTGCACCAGCCTGCGCGTCGCCGAGGCGGTCGCCGATCTGGAGCGGCGCATCGGCATTCCCGTCACCTCCTCCAACCACGCCATGGCCTGGCACTGCCTGCGCCTTGCCGGCATCGACGATGTGGTGCCGGCCGGCGGCCGGCTTTTCGCGCTGCCGGCTGTTTGA
- a CDS encoding trans-sulfuration enzyme family protein gives MTSNGKNRLAFSTRTIHGGQSHDPLTGAVMVPIYATSTYGQQSPGVHKGFEYARSQNPTRFAFERAVADLESGSAAFAFASGLAAIGTVLELLDSGAHIVATDDIYGGSFRLMERVRKRSAGLEVSFADFTDLAAVEAAIRPETKLLWVETPTNPLLRIVDLEAVAALARRKGLLTVADNTFCSPYIQRPLELGIDIVVHSTTKYLNGHSDMVGGVAVVGDNKDLAAQLKFLQNAIGAISGPFDSFLALRGIKTLALRMERHSANGLKIAQWLETRKDVRRVIYPGLASHPQHSVAVQQMHAFGGMISVDLDRDLAGTKRFLERTQLFTLAESLGGVESLIEHPALMTHGSIPAEKRGAIGISDSLVRLSCGIEDGDDLIADLEQALGE, from the coding sequence ATGACTTCAAACGGCAAGAACCGCCTGGCCTTTTCCACCCGCACCATCCATGGCGGCCAGAGCCATGACCCGCTGACCGGCGCGGTGATGGTGCCGATCTACGCCACCTCAACCTATGGCCAGCAGTCGCCCGGCGTGCACAAGGGTTTTGAGTACGCCCGCAGCCAGAACCCGACGCGCTTCGCCTTCGAGCGCGCGGTCGCCGACCTCGAAAGCGGCTCGGCCGCCTTCGCCTTCGCTTCCGGCCTGGCGGCGATCGGCACGGTGCTCGAGCTCCTCGATTCCGGCGCCCATATCGTCGCCACCGACGACATCTATGGCGGCTCGTTCCGGCTGATGGAGCGGGTGCGCAAACGCTCGGCGGGGCTTGAGGTTAGCTTCGCCGATTTCACCGACCTCGCCGCCGTCGAGGCTGCGATCCGCCCGGAGACCAAACTGCTCTGGGTCGAGACGCCGACCAACCCGCTGCTGCGTATCGTCGACCTCGAAGCGGTCGCCGCGCTTGCCAGACGCAAAGGCCTGCTCACCGTCGCCGACAACACCTTCTGCAGCCCCTATATCCAGCGCCCGCTGGAGCTCGGCATCGACATCGTCGTCCATTCGACGACGAAATATCTCAACGGCCATTCCGACATGGTCGGCGGCGTCGCAGTCGTCGGCGACAACAAGGATCTCGCCGCCCAGTTGAAATTCCTGCAGAACGCCATCGGCGCCATCTCCGGCCCGTTCGACAGTTTCCTGGCGCTGCGCGGCATCAAGACCCTAGCGCTCAGGATGGAGCGCCATTCGGCCAATGGTCTTAAAATAGCGCAATGGCTGGAGACGCGAAAAGATGTCCGCCGGGTGATCTATCCCGGCCTCGCCAGCCACCCGCAGCATTCCGTCGCGGTCCAGCAGATGCACGCCTTCGGCGGCATGATCTCCGTCGACCTCGACCGCGATCTCGCGGGGACGAAACGCTTCCTCGAACGCACCCAGCTCTTCACGCTCGCCGAAAGCCTCGGCGGCGTCGAAAGCCTGATCGAGCATCCGGCGCTGATGACACACGGCTCGATTCCGGCGGAAAAGCGCGGGGCGATCGGGATTTCCGATTCGCTGGTGCGATTGTCCTGCGGCATCGAGGACGGCGATGATCTGATTGCGGATCTGGAGCAGGCGTTGGGAGAGTGA
- a CDS encoding GNAT family N-acetyltransferase, with the protein MTADWLRTDYHTLFRLSRDGRIAGENDPDCSPGPRLWLAGCASGNVFGVHADLPDELAGELEGLLATEPPFANPATPRHLERYLALLGGGNHARHNFGLIYHLPHGHPYPSGVRLVGSDSESGQALIRSWKAEGVPEGLFELGFREVSDFWAPWCAALIDGEVASIAFAARLADAGAELGLVTVKAFRGRGLAASATAGWSRLPELRSRTLFYSTDRGNFGSQRVAARLGLPLRGASLRISEDDQGEGA; encoded by the coding sequence ATGACCGCCGACTGGCTCCGCACGGACTATCACACGCTGTTTCGACTGAGCCGCGATGGACGGATTGCCGGCGAGAACGATCCTGATTGCTCACCGGGGCCTCGACTATGGTTGGCAGGCTGCGCATCCGGCAACGTCTTCGGGGTGCACGCCGATCTGCCTGATGAGCTGGCGGGAGAGCTCGAAGGACTTCTCGCCACCGAGCCGCCCTTCGCGAATCCCGCAACGCCAAGACATCTTGAACGCTACCTGGCGCTCCTCGGTGGCGGCAACCATGCGCGGCACAATTTTGGTTTGATCTACCACCTGCCGCACGGGCACCCGTATCCCAGCGGGGTGCGGCTTGTCGGCAGCGATTCCGAAAGTGGCCAGGCTCTGATCCGGTCCTGGAAGGCGGAGGGAGTACCGGAAGGCTTGTTCGAACTCGGCTTCCGTGAGGTATCGGACTTTTGGGCGCCATGGTGCGCGGCTCTGATCGACGGGGAGGTCGCTTCCATCGCCTTTGCGGCTCGATTGGCGGATGCCGGCGCCGAACTCGGGCTGGTAACGGTGAAAGCCTTCAGGGGGCGGGGCCTTGCCGCCAGCGCGACTGCCGGATGGTCCCGATTGCCCGAGCTCCGTTCCCGCACGCTGTTCTACAGCACGGACCGAGGCAATTTCGGATCGCAACGCGTCGCCGCCCGCCTCGGTCTCCCGCTTCGGGGAGCCAGCTTGCGGATCAGCGAAGACGACCAGGGGGAAGGCGCATAG
- a CDS encoding FAD/NAD(P)-binding protein yields MVGRANSIIIVGGGASGVVLAAHLLKSPNPDLRVTLIEKRPHFGQGMAYSTLLSAHVLNVNASGMSAYADDPTHFARWVLERGLAKPDQGPFYAPRSLYARYLQDVLEALEERERETGRLRLIREESLSISPTSSGVEVALANGTSVVAHLAVLATGHDEQPGAFQGHAIRMGSEADTALDPEAPVLLLGTGLSMVDAFLSLEQRGHRGPIVAVSRRGLLPSPHRKGNPIKLDIADIPLGTELSYFVAWFRNLIRETQKAGGDWRDVVDGLRPFNQTIWQNWPSSAKRRFVEHTKAWWDIHRHRMAPEVYARVTEAVGSGRIRLVAGRVVDIEPNDGFVVKIQPRGTQDVETLEVARLYDCMGIARDISRTSNGVVRALLERGVARPDPLRLGLDVTAKCELIAADGTVSSKLLAVGPLTRGTFFEIDAIPDIRVQSAKLSKQLLG; encoded by the coding sequence TCCGGACCTGCGCGTCACGCTGATCGAGAAGCGGCCGCATTTCGGCCAGGGCATGGCCTATTCGACGCTGCTTTCGGCGCATGTGCTCAATGTCAACGCCTCCGGCATGAGCGCTTACGCCGACGACCCCACGCATTTCGCCCGCTGGGTGCTGGAGCGCGGCCTGGCGAAGCCGGACCAGGGGCCGTTCTATGCGCCGCGCAGCCTCTATGCCCGCTATCTGCAGGACGTGCTCGAGGCGCTCGAGGAACGCGAGCGCGAGACCGGCCGCCTCAGGCTGATCCGCGAGGAGAGCCTTTCCATCTCCCCGACCTCGTCGGGCGTCGAGGTGGCCTTGGCCAACGGCACCAGCGTCGTCGCGCATCTCGCCGTTCTGGCCACCGGCCATGACGAGCAGCCGGGCGCCTTCCAGGGCCATGCCATCCGCATGGGGTCGGAGGCCGACACCGCGCTCGATCCCGAAGCTCCGGTCCTGTTGCTCGGCACGGGCCTCAGCATGGTCGACGCCTTCCTTTCGCTGGAGCAGCGCGGCCATCGCGGCCCGATCGTCGCGGTGTCGCGGCGCGGCCTGCTGCCGTCGCCGCACCGCAAGGGCAATCCGATCAAGCTCGATATCGCCGATATCCCGCTCGGCACCGAGCTTTCCTATTTCGTCGCCTGGTTCCGCAATCTGATCCGCGAGACCCAGAAGGCCGGTGGCGACTGGCGCGACGTCGTCGACGGCTTGCGGCCCTTCAACCAGACGATCTGGCAGAATTGGCCCTCCTCGGCAAAACGCCGCTTCGTCGAGCACACCAAGGCCTGGTGGGACATCCACCGCCACCGCATGGCGCCGGAAGTCTACGCGCGGGTCACCGAAGCGGTCGGGTCGGGTCGCATCCGCCTTGTCGCCGGGCGGGTGGTGGACATAGAACCCAACGACGGCTTCGTCGTGAAAATCCAGCCGCGCGGCACGCAGGATGTCGAGACTCTGGAGGTCGCCCGCCTCTATGATTGCATGGGCATCGCCCGCGACATTTCGAGGACGTCGAACGGCGTCGTGCGTGCGCTGCTCGAGCGGGGCGTGGCGCGGCCCGATCCGCTGCGCCTCGGCCTCGACGTCACCGCGAAATGCGAGCTGATCGCGGCAGACGGCACGGTGTCGTCGAAGCTGCTCGCCGTCGGCCCGCTGACGCGCGGCACCTTCTTCGAGATCGACGCCATTCCGGATATCCGCGTGCAAAGCGCGAAGCTGAGCAAGCAGCTGCTGGGGTGA
- a CDS encoding tetratricopeptide repeat protein: MREVLGASAIAAFLSATPAHADAGQEAYDKGQYGIALDYWRPLAEQGVATAEFGLGLIYETGRGVKQDFPTALVWYQKAADQGLADAQCAVGAMYSKGRGVPVDPAKAVVLYRMAAEQGNVHGEVNLGGMYIYGRGVPQDYVMAAYWYGKAADAGNSLGRADLALLYLTGRGVQKDISEAATLYREAAEAGDPVGENGLGVLYQKGLGVPQDYNLALSWYRKSAEQGDPEAASNLGIMYSRGEGIPKDLDQARTWLRKAAHRGNDNAILELRRLGEQLP, encoded by the coding sequence GTGCGCGAGGTATTGGGTGCGAGCGCTATTGCCGCATTTCTGTCGGCGACTCCTGCCCATGCTGACGCGGGGCAAGAGGCTTATGACAAGGGTCAATACGGCATTGCGTTGGACTATTGGCGGCCGCTAGCAGAGCAAGGGGTCGCAACAGCCGAATTCGGCCTCGGGTTGATTTACGAAACGGGCCGTGGCGTGAAGCAGGATTTCCCGACCGCGTTGGTCTGGTACCAGAAGGCGGCCGATCAGGGTCTGGCAGACGCTCAATGCGCCGTCGGAGCAATGTACTCCAAAGGCCGCGGTGTTCCGGTAGATCCCGCCAAGGCAGTCGTTCTTTATCGGATGGCCGCCGAGCAAGGGAATGTTCACGGAGAAGTAAATCTCGGGGGGATGTACATCTATGGACGCGGCGTCCCTCAAGACTACGTTATGGCAGCCTATTGGTATGGTAAGGCTGCGGACGCCGGAAACTCGCTTGGACGAGCAGATTTGGCGCTACTTTACCTAACCGGGCGCGGCGTCCAAAAAGATATCTCTGAGGCAGCAACCTTGTACAGAGAGGCAGCCGAGGCTGGAGATCCGGTGGGAGAAAATGGCCTGGGTGTATTGTACCAGAAAGGCTTGGGGGTTCCTCAAGACTACAATCTCGCGCTGTCATGGTACCGCAAATCCGCCGAGCAAGGTGACCCGGAAGCGGCCAGTAATCTCGGAATAATGTATTCCAGAGGTGAGGGTATCCCGAAGGACTTGGACCAAGCCCGTACCTGGCTGCGCAAGGCAGCTCACCGAGGGAATGACAACGCTATTCTGGAGCTTCGACGTCTGGGAGAACAATTACCCTAA